Proteins from a single region of Nocardioides anomalus:
- the dapF gene encoding diaminopimelate epimerase: MASTDYAFLKGHGTENDFVLLPELDEALLTPERVRALCDRRAGIGGDGVLRVARRDERWFMDYRNSDGSVSEMCGNGIRLFARYLVDAGLAQSPIEVDTRDGVKTLTVDGELITADMGAPKLLGTSTVAVGERSWEARHVDMGNPHAVAFVDSLDDAGPLHDEPSYDAGVYPGGVNVEFVVRRGDRHVAMRVHERGSGETRSCGTGACAVMVAAAADEREPGVDLTYRVDVPGGTLHVTWTADDRVLLTGPAVIVARGTTAL, encoded by the coding sequence GTGGCCTCTACTGACTACGCCTTCCTCAAGGGGCACGGCACCGAGAACGACTTCGTCCTCCTGCCCGAGCTCGACGAGGCGCTGCTGACCCCCGAGCGCGTGCGCGCCCTGTGCGACCGGCGCGCGGGGATCGGCGGCGACGGCGTGCTGCGCGTGGCCCGGCGCGACGAGCGCTGGTTCATGGACTACCGCAACAGCGACGGCTCGGTCTCGGAGATGTGCGGCAACGGCATCCGGCTCTTCGCGCGCTACCTCGTCGACGCCGGTCTCGCGCAGAGCCCGATCGAGGTGGACACCCGCGACGGCGTCAAGACGCTCACCGTCGACGGTGAGCTCATCACCGCCGACATGGGCGCCCCGAAGCTGCTCGGCACCTCCACCGTCGCCGTCGGCGAGCGGTCCTGGGAGGCCCGGCACGTCGACATGGGCAACCCGCACGCCGTGGCGTTCGTGGACTCCCTCGACGACGCCGGCCCGCTGCACGACGAGCCGTCGTACGACGCCGGGGTCTACCCCGGGGGCGTCAACGTCGAGTTCGTCGTGCGCCGGGGAGACCGGCACGTCGCGATGCGGGTGCACGAGCGCGGCTCGGGCGAGACCCGCTCGTGCGGCACCGGCGCCTGCGCGGTCATGGTGGCCGCGGCCGCGGACGAGCGCGAGCCCGGCGTCGACCTGACCTACCGCGTCGACGTCCCCGGCGGCACGCTCCACGTCACCTGGACCGCGGACGACCGGGTGCTGCTCACCGGGCCCGCGGTCATCGTGGCGCGCGGGACGACCGCACTCTGA
- a CDS encoding pyridoxamine 5'-phosphate oxidase family protein, with protein MTAAALPSAWATIDSVDELVALVGEPNERAATKGRPALLDVDRAWLAASPFCVVATADAEGRCDASPKGDPAGSLVHVLDDHTIALAERPGNRRVDGYRNVLENPHVGLNFFIPGRGDTLRINGRARLVGDAPFFDAMVVKGHRPLLALVVEIEDLFFHCAKAFLRSGLWKPETWDPEAHVPRRAVIASQVEPAGMSIAQLDDYYDESNYERGLY; from the coding sequence GTGACCGCCGCTGCCCTCCCGTCCGCCTGGGCGACGATCGACTCCGTCGACGAGCTGGTCGCCCTGGTCGGCGAGCCCAACGAGCGGGCCGCGACCAAGGGCCGGCCGGCCCTGCTCGACGTCGACCGCGCGTGGCTCGCGGCCTCGCCGTTCTGCGTCGTGGCGACCGCCGACGCCGAGGGTCGCTGCGACGCCTCGCCCAAGGGGGACCCGGCCGGGAGCCTGGTCCACGTCCTCGACGACCACACCATCGCGCTGGCCGAGCGGCCCGGCAACCGCCGGGTGGACGGCTACCGCAACGTGCTGGAGAACCCGCACGTCGGGCTGAACTTCTTCATCCCGGGTCGCGGCGACACCCTGCGCATCAACGGCCGGGCGCGCCTGGTCGGCGACGCGCCGTTCTTCGACGCCATGGTGGTCAAGGGCCACCGTCCCCTGCTCGCGCTGGTCGTGGAGATCGAGGACCTGTTCTTCCACTGCGCGAAGGCGTTCCTGCGCTCCGGGCTGTGGAAGCCCGAGACCTGGGACCCGGAGGCGCACGTCCCGCGGCGCGCGGTCATCGCCAGCCAGGTCGAGCCGGCGGGCATGTCGATCGCCCAGCTCGACGACTACTACGACGAGTCGAACTACGAACGTGGCCTCTACTGA